DNA sequence from the Pyramidobacter porci genome:
GGTTCTCCTCCGTCCTGCCGCCGACGGCACCGGGGTCATTGCCGGCAGCGTTGTCCGTGCCATTATGGAGCTGGGCGGGATCAAGGACGTTATGACCAAGGTTGTTGGCCATACGAGCAATCCCGTTAACGTTGCCCGCGCTACTCTGGCTGCTGTCGCCGCTCTGCGCACGCGTGACGAGATCATGACGTTGCGCGGCAAGAAAAAGTCGGAGAACGCTTAGGAGGAAAAGGAGTATGGCTAAACTTCGTATTGTCTGGAAGAAGAGCGACATCGGCCGTCCTGAGCGTCAGTCGCGCACGATCAAGGCGCTGGGGTTCCATAAACTGAACTCGGTCGTCATTCACGAGGATACGCCCCAGATCCGCGGCATGGTTCGCGCTGTGGCTCACCTTGTTGAGTGCTCTGAAGTGAACGAGTAAGGGGGCACAAGCAATGAATCTTAGTGATCTGCGTCCGGCCGAAGGCGCCAAGCACAAAGCGAAGCGCGTTGGCTGCGGCATCGGCAGCGGCAACGGCAAGACTGCCGGAAGAGGCACCAAGGGTTACGGCTCCCGTGCCGGCAGCGCTATCCGTCCCGGCTTTGAAGGCGGCCAGATGCCTCTGGTTCGCCGCACGCCCAAACGCGGCTTCAACAATTACAATTTCGCCAAGGTATATCAGATCGCCAATCTTGGTGACATTGCCGAAATCTTCAAAGAAGGGGCCGTCATTACGGTGAACGAGCTCTTTGCGTACGGCTTGGTCCGTAACATGGATACGCCTGTCAAGATCCTTGGCGATGGCGAACTTGACAAACCGCTGACGATCAAGGCAGAGGCCTTCAGCAAGTCTGCAGCTCAGAAGATTGCAGCTGCAGGCGGAACTGCTGAGGTGATTTAAAGTGGCTGATACCTTCCGCGACGTATTCAAACTTCCGGATCTCAAAAGGCGCATTCTCTTCACGTTGGGGATGCTGTTTGTTTTCCGCCTGGGAGCTCACATTCCTACGCCGGGCATCAACTCGGCGGCGATGTCTCAGCTCTTTGAAGGAAGTGGCGTTCTTGGTTTCCTTGACCTGTTTGCCGGTGGTG
Encoded proteins:
- the rpmD gene encoding 50S ribosomal protein L30, with translation MAKLRIVWKKSDIGRPERQSRTIKALGFHKLNSVVIHEDTPQIRGMVRAVAHLVECSEVNE
- the rplO gene encoding 50S ribosomal protein L15, whose protein sequence is MNLSDLRPAEGAKHKAKRVGCGIGSGNGKTAGRGTKGYGSRAGSAIRPGFEGGQMPLVRRTPKRGFNNYNFAKVYQIANLGDIAEIFKEGAVITVNELFAYGLVRNMDTPVKILGDGELDKPLTIKAEAFSKSAAQKIAAAGGTAEVI